Genomic DNA from Halobaculum sp. MBLA0147:
AACCTGATGAGTCACGTCGACTTCAACCTCGGCGTCTACTACCCGGAGGGTGGCACCGGTGCCGTCGTCGACGCGATGGTCGAGTTGGCCGAGGAGTTGGGCGTCACCTTCGAGACGGACCAGCCGGTGTCGAAGATCGCCGGCCAGCGCGGCGGGTTCGCGGTGCGGACGGAACACGGCGGGGAGTACCTCGCGGACCGCGTCGTCTCGAACGCGGACATGGCCCACACGGAACGGGAACTGCTCGCCGAGCGGAAGCGCTCGTACGACGACGACTACTGGGACTCGCGGACGTACGCCCCGTCGGCGTTCCTGCTGTACCTGGGTGTCGAGGGGGACGTGCCGGAGTTGACCCACCACACGCTGGTGTTCCCGACGGAGTGGGACGACCACTTCACGGCGATCTTCGACGACCCGGCGTGGCCCGACGACCCGGCGTACTACCTCTGTGTCCCGTCGAAGACGGACGACACCGTCGCGCCCGAGGGTCACTCGAACCTGTTCGCGCTGGTGCCGATCGCCGCCGGGCTGGAGGACACGCCCGAACTCCGCGAGCAGTACCGCGAGTTGGTGTTGGACGACATCGCCGCGAACACCGGGACGGAGCTCCACGACCGGATCGTGGTCGAGGAGTCGTTCTGTGTCGACGACTTCGCCTCGCGGTACAACGCCGAACAGGGGACCGCACTCGGGATGGCCCACACGCTGCGCCAGACGGCGCCGTTCCGACCGGGCCACACCTCCGAGGAGGTGCCGGGCCTGTACTACACCGGGTCGTTCACGACGCCCGGCATCGGCGTCCCGATGTGTCTGATCAGCGGCCTGCTGACGGCCGAGGTCGTCGGCGGCGAGTGACCCCCGAGGTGATCGAGGCGTGCGACACCAGCCGACACGCGACCCTCGACCCCCCGACGCGTCGATCCGTCGTGTCGCGTCGACGTACCCGAGTGGACACACCGAGTGGCCCACCGAGCGGGAGGTGATCCGGTCGTGAGCGCGGCGACGGTGGGCGGCGACACGACGTTCCCGCGGCTCCAGTACCTGCTGAAGCTGTCGCGGCCGCGGTTCTGGCCGTACCTCGCCGGGCCGGTGGTCGTCGGCGTCGCCGGTGCGGCGACGACCGTCCCGGAGCTGTTCGCGCCGCTGAACCTCCTGTTGTTCGCGTTCTTCCTCGTGCCGGCGAACGTCCAGTTGTACGGCGTCAACGACGTGTTCGACCGGGACGTCGACGAGTCGAACCCGAAGAAAGACGACAAGGAGGTGCGGTACGGCGGCGACGTGTTAGTGCCGGCGACGGTCGCGGTCGTCTCGCTGGCCGGACTGGCGCTGTTCGCGGCGGTCCCCTGCGTCGCGTGGCCGTACCTCGCCGCCTACTTCCTGTTGGCGGTGGAGTACAGCGCGCCGCCGTTCCGGTTCAAGACCACGCCGATCCTCGACTCCGTCTCGAACGGCCTGTACGTCCTGCCGGGTGCGGTGGCGTACGCGACCGTCGCAGGCGTCGACCCGCCGATCACGGCGCTGGTCGGCGGGTGGCTGTGGTCGATGGCGATGCACACCTTCTCCGCCATCCCGGACATCGAGCCGGACCGCGAGGCCGGGATCCGCACGACGGCGACCGTGTTGGGCGAGGTGCGGACGTACGCCTACTGCGGGTTCGTGTGGCTTGCGGCGGCGACGGTGTTCTCGTTCCACAGCCACCCGATCGGGCTGCTCCTGCTCGCGTACCCGGCGACCGTCCTCGGGATCGTCTGGTCGGACGTGTCCGTCGACCGGGCGTACTGGTGGTTCCCGGCGTTGAACACGGTCGTCGGCGCACTGTTGACGATGGGACTGTTGACGCGGATCGTCCCGCCCGGGGCGGTGGTGCCGTGAGCACGTCCGTCGCGGACTTGCGCGAGCAGGTGCCGGAGTCGCGGGCAGAGTTCGAACGCCGCCTCGACGCGCTGATCGTCGACAACCGGTTCACCATCAGCGTCTTCTTCCCGCTGAACGGGATCGTGTTGCTGTTGGCGAGTGCCGAAGGGTGGCTCCCGGAGCCGCTGGCGTTCAACGGACTGTTGATCCTCACCGGCGTCGCCGTGATGCGTGCACCACTGATCGCGGGTGTGCTCCCCGTCGCGGACCGGAAGGCGGCCCTCGGCGTAGGGCTCCTGACGCTGTACGCCTACGGGATCGAGTACGTCGGCGTCCACACCGGGGAGCCGTACGGGCGGTTCGAGTACGTCGTCGACCTCGGGCCGACGCTGGCGGGGGTGCCCGTCGGGCTGCCGGTGTTCTTCCTCCCGCTGGTGGTGAACGCCTACCTGCTCGTCTCGCTGTTGTTGGGCGAGCGGGCCGAGCGGGCGCTCGTCAGACTCGCGGCCGTGATCGGCCTCGTCTTGATCATGGACGTGGTGTTGGACCCCGGTGCGGTGGCGTTGACCTTCTGGCGCTACTTCGAACCCGGCGCGCCGGTGTTCGGGGGACTACTCTCCTCGCAGGGTGGGTTCTACGGCGTCCCGGTCTCGAACTACCAGGGCTGGGTGTTGTCCGCGACGGTCTCGGTGGTCGTGTTGGACCGCGCGTTCGACCGCGAGGCGCTGTTGGAGCGGGTGCGCGACTGCCAGTTCATGCTCGACGACATGGTGAGTTTCGTGATCCTGTGGGGTGGCGTGAACGTCTGGTTCGGCAACTGGGTGCCCGCGCTGGTCGCCGGCCTGATCGGCGTCGGCCTGTGGCGCGCCGACCAGTTCGACACGAACCTCGTGGCCGCGGAGTTCGGCTGATCGAGCGGACACAACCCTCCTCACCTCGCGGTGTACCGACGACGGTATCACCACCGCAGCCACAGACCGACCATGAGCGAGTACGCGGTCGTCGTCGTCGAGCCGGAGACGCCCGGCAACGTCGGCACCATCGCGCGGTCGATGAAGAACTTCGGACTGTACGACCTGAAACTGGTCGACCCCCCGGAGATCGGCGAGGGGACGGAGGCGTACGGCTTCGCCGGGCACGCACGCGAGGACGTGCTCCCGAACGCAGACACGGTCACGCTCGACGAGGTGATCGAGTCGTACCACACCGTCGGGTTCACCGGGATCACCGCCGAGGACGCCACCAGTCACACGCGGTTCCCGTACACCACGCCCGCAGAGCTACGCGATGATCTCGCGACGGTCGACACGGACACGGCCCTCGTGTTCGGCCGGGAGTCGCGGGGGCTGAACAACGACGAACTCGACCGCCTCGACGAGGTGGCGTCGATCCCCGCGAACCCGGAGTACCCCGTGTTGAACCTCGGGCAGGCGGCGACAGTGACGCTGTACGAACTCCGCGAGCTGTTCCTAGACGAGACGCACCTCCCCGACCGCGAGCGGGAGCGAGCCGACGAGGCGGAGATCGAACGCCTCCACGAGCAGTTCGGTCGCTACCTCGACGCGGTGGAACACCGCGAGCACGTCCGCGAGCGGGCGGGGACGCTCCTCCGGCGTGTCGTCGGGCGTGCCCACCCGACGGACCGCGAGGTGACGACGCTCACCGGACTGTTCCGGAAGACCGCCGACCGCTGGAACGTCGTCGACGAGCCGGACGACACGGCAGGATCGGACGAGCCGGACGACACGGCAGGATCGGACGAGCCGGACGACACGGCAGGATCGGACGAGCCAGACGACACGGCAGGATCGGACGAGCCAGACGACACGGCCGCCTCGGACGAGCCGGACGACACGACGGGGTCGGACGAGCCGGACGACACCGGCGAGGCGTGAGACGAGACACGACGGGGAACGACGAACGGTGTCGCCACTGGAGCACTGTCGTCGACACACCTGTCGGACGGCGTCGCCACTGTGACACCGTCGCTGTCGTTGAGTACTGCGCGAGAACGCTCAGTCGGCCGTCGGCGCGACCGGCTCGGACTCCGTGTCCTTCTCCGGGGACGCACCCGTGATGCCTTCGGCCAGCTTGAACACCGCCGCCTTGTGGTCGGTCTTCGACTTGTGAATGGATGTCGGTTTCACGCCGAGATTCTCGTACGCCTCGAGGTCGAGCTCTTCTCCCCAGTGTTCGTACTGAGTCTCTACTTCGCTGAGAAGGCCGTGCAGGTGGATGAGCTCTTGCTTCTTCATGGGCACGAACCGTTAACGACCGAGGGGTTATGAATCTATCTTGAGTGACGTTACCACGATCCGGGGTCGACCGGCCGTCTCGGCGGCCGAGACGCCCGTTTCCGGTTCTGGTCCCGTGTGAACGATCGGGACAGACCGGGTCGACCGTGGCCGTTCGGGGTCGTTCGCGTCGCTCCACCGGGGGTCGAGGGGCCGGTCGAGTGGGTGTCCTGCTCGCGCGCGGACGAATATCGGTAGCGTTTTGTGGGAGGTATCGCCCCCGGTGAATCGGTCGACAGAGGTTTCCCCGTCGGGTGGCACCCCGGAGGCATGCACTACGAGGCGGTGTTGTTCGACTTGGACGACACACTGTACCCGTACGAGCCGGCGGCTGCGACGGCGCGCGCGGCGGCGTTCGAGCGGGCGCGAGCGTTGGGGTACGAGTTCGACCGGTCGACGTTCGCGGACCTGTACGAGACCGGGCGTCGGGAGACGAAACGGGAACTCTCCGGCGTTGCAGCCACGCACGGGCGTCACAACTACTTCAAACGGGGACTGGAACTCGTCACCGGCGAGTCGCGACCGGCGGACGCACTCGCGCTGGGGGACGCCTACTGGGACGCGTTCCTTGACGCGATGGAACCCGCACCGGAGCTGTCCGCGACGCTGACCGCGATCCGCGACGCGGGTGCCGCCGTCGGGATCACGACGAACCTCACCACCAGGATCCAGCTGCGGAAGCTGTCGCGGCTCGGAGTCGCCGCGGCGGTTGACACCGTCGTCACCTCCGAGGAGGTGGGCCGCGAGAAGCCCGGCTCGGCGATGTTCACGGTGCCGCTGGCGCGTCTCGACTGCGCACCCAGCGAGACGGTCGTCGTCGGCGACAACGTCACCGCGGACGTCGGCGGCGGGAACGCCGTCGGACTCGACACGGTGTTGCTCGACCGTGACGACAGCGTCGACACCGAGGACCTGCCGGAGCGACACCGTCCCGACCACACCGTCGACGCGTTGGCGGCCGTTCGGGAGGTGGTGGCGTGAGCCGCGACGGTGCGGAGTCGATCCGTGCCGCCCGCGAGGCCGTCGTGGAGTACGCGCCACGACTCGCGGATCTCACGCCCGGTCGCAGTGGGAACCTCTCCGTCCGCGTGGGGGACCGCGTCGCTGTCACGCCCACCGGGGTGGCGTACGACGCCTTCGACGTGGCGGACGTGCCGGTCGTCACCCTCGACGGCGAGCAGGTCGACGGGGAGATGGCCCCCTCCAGCGAGGTGCCGATGCACACCGGGATCTACCGGCACAGAGACACCGGTGCGATCGTCCACGCGCACTCGCCGGCCGCGACGACGCTGTCGATCCTGGGAGAGCCGCTCCCGCCGATCCACTACATGCTCGTCGCCGTCGGCGGCGAGGTGCCGGTCGCGGGGTACGCGCCGTTCGGCACGGAGGAGCTGGCGGCCAACGCCGTCGCAGCGATGGACGAGGCGGACGCGGACGCGGTGATCCTCGCCAACCACGGACTCGTCGTCGGCGGCGACGACCTGGAGAGCACCGTCGAGAACACGGTCCACGTCGACGCGCTCGCCGGACAGTACCTCCAGGCCCGTGCGGTCGGCGACCCGGTCGAGTTGTCCGAGGCGGACCTGGACGACGCCCGCGAGCGGTTCGCCACGTACGGCCAGCAACCCGACGAGTCCGACGAGGAGTGAGATGTCGCGGGATCTGGTCGCACTGCGGCGTCCGTGATCGTGGAGTCGTCGGCCCGACCGACACCGCCACTCGGGGGGAACTCGACACCGGCACTCGGACCCGGAACTCGACCCCGCCGTGGCACGTCACACCACGCCGCCCTCCGGCGATTCCTCCGATCCGACAGGGTTAAGTAGCAACCAGCGGAACTGTTGGATGCGCACCGGTAGTGTAGTGGTATCACGCGACCTTGCCATGGTCGCAACCCGGATTCAAATTCCGGCCGGTGCACTCCTCTCGTTCACAGTTCGATCAGACTCGTCGCCGTCACTCTCGTCACTGCCGCCTCCTCGACGCGGTCGACACCGCTTCTCACGGCACCCCTCACACCCCTCCACGCAGTCGAGGGTTTAACACTGCCAGCTATCGCGAGGTGGAAATATACACCCCGTCAACACCTTCATACTGTGTCGTGCCGTACGGTGACACGTCATGGACCGCAGAGTTGTCGTCGAGGCCGCCGTGCCCGTGTACGACGTGGAGTCTCCCGACGAGGCGGTGCGGATCGCAATCTCGAAGACGGGTGAGATGCTCAACCCCGACCTCAACTACGTCGAGATCGACATGGCCGAGCGGACCTCGCCGAGCGGCGAGTCGTTGCCCCCGGCGTTCATCGCGGCGGACGAGGCGCTGGTCGCCCTGGAGTTGGAGATGACCGTCTTCAACGTCGAGCGCGACGAGCACGCCTCGCGGATCGCACGCAAGGAGATCGGCCAGCGGCTGGAGAACATCCCGCTGAAGGTGGTCCGTGTCGAGGAAGTGCCAGACGAGGTCGTCGAAGACGAAGAGACCGACGACGCCGACGAGACCGTCCCCGTCGGTTCGGACGACGACGCCGAGGAGACGGCCAGTTCCGACGACGGGGACCTCCTGCCGGAGTTCGAGGAGATGGTCGAAGAGGAGTCCTGACGACCGGTCCGACACGGTCCCGACACGCGCCACCAGTCTGTTCCGCCGTTCCGACCTCGCGGTGCCCCCGTCGTCTACCACCACGGCACTCTCCGTCACGGCCACTCCTGCGACACCGGTCGCGTCGACCGGAACGGCCGGTTTGAAGACGCTCCGCCGGCTGTCGACGACCATGACAGACGCGGCGGACGTGGTGCTGGTCGACGGGGAGGTCCACACGCTCGGTGAGCCAGACGAGACACACGAGGCGGTCGCGGTCCGCGACGGAGAGATCGTCCGCGTCGGCTCGACGTACGACGTGGAGTTCCTCGCAGACGCCGAGACGGACGTGATCGACCTCGACGGCGACGTGTTGCTCCCGGGGTTCGTCGACGCCCACACGCACCTGACGAACAGCGGTCGCTACCTCGTCCACGCGGACCTCTCGACGGCCGACTCTCCCGAAGACGCCGTCGAGTTGCTCCGCGAACGTGCCACGGAGACGACGGGCGACACGGCGGCGAGCGGGGACGGCGCGACGGCGGCCGGCGGGGGTGACGACCGGACGGCCGGCGACGCGGTGGGAGACGACTCCGCGGCCGACGAGTACGTGCTCGGGTTCGGCTACGACGAGAGCACGTGGACGCCCTCGCGGTACCTCACGCGCGAGGACCTCGACGCCGTGAGCGAGACACGTCCGGTGATCGCCTTCCGCGAGGACATGCACGTCGCATCCGTCAACGGTGTCGCGTTGGAGCGCCACCGCGGCGAGATGCCCGACGGCGACGTACAGACCGACACCGAGCGGGCCGGCGCGGGCGATCCGACGGGGGTCGTCGTCGAGGAGGCGGTCGACCCGCTGTACGACGCCGTCGAGCCGGACTACGAGGCGACGCGGGAGCTGGTGACGGCCGCACAGGCGGCCGCGAACGAGCGCGGGGTCACCGGGATCCACGACATGGTGCGACGCTCGCACGCACCGGCGGTGTACCGCGACCTCGCCGCGGCGGGCGAGTTGACCCTCCGCGTGCGCCTCAACTACTGGACGGACCACCTCGACGCCCTGATCGAGTTGGGCGAGCGGACGAACCACGGGAGCGAGTTGGTCCAGACCGGTGCGGTCAAGAGCTACACGGACGGCTCCTTCGGCGGACGAACGGCGAAGCTCTCCGCGCCGTACGCGGACGGCGACGGAACCGGGCAGTGGGTGGTCGACCCCGAGGAACTCCGCGAGTACGTCGCCCGCGCGGAGGCACACGATCTCCAGTTCACCGCCCACGCTATCGGGGACGAAGCCGTCCGCGCGGTCGTCGAGGCGTACGAGGACCTCACGGACCCCGCCGCGGCACGCCACCGGATCGAACACGTGGAGTTGGCCGACGCCGACCTCCGCGAGCGGATCGCCGAGAGCGGCATCGTCGCCTCGATGCAGCCGAACTTCCTCAAGTGGGCCGGCGAAGACGGCCTGTACGCCGACCGACTCGGGGAGCGCCGGGCGGAGACGAACCGGCTCGCGGACTACACGGCTCGCGACGCCCACCTGGCGTTCGGCTCCGACTGTATGCCGCTGGACCCGCTGTTGGGCGTCCACCACGCGGTCAACGCGCCCGCGGCGGGACAGCGACTCGACCCGACCACGGCGCTGCGTGCCTACACCCGCGGCGCGGCGTACGCCGGCTTCGACGAGGACCGCCTCGGGACGGTCGAACCCGGCAAGCGCGCGGACTTGGTCGCACTCGACGCCTCCCCGTGGGACGAGCCGGGGGCCATCCGCGACATCGACGTGACGCTCACGACCCTCGGCGGCGACGTGGTGTACGAGCGAGACTGAGTGAGGTCGCCGTCCCGCGAGTGCTCCCGACCACTCCGGAGCGCTCCGGAGTCACACCACGGAGTCGCTTCGGACGACCGATCCGGGCGGTCGACTCCCTCCAGAGTCCCGAACCGACGAGTCACGACTCCGTCTCGGCGGTGTCCGGCGACGAATTCGCTTCGGAGCGGGCTCGTCCGAAGGAGTCTCTACCCGAACGGCTCTTTGAAGAGAAATCTTCTTCAACAGTGCGCCCCGAGTGGAGACAGATACGATGCCCCGGATGGAGACTGCGGACATCGAGACGGACCTGAGTCTGTTCAAGTACGACAACCTCGAGCAACTCCCCCCACACTACCGGGAGTTGGACGAGGCCGAACGGACCGAGAAGATCGAGTCGGCGCTCGCGGAGCTGGGCGACGACGTGGTGATCCTCGGGCACAACTACCAGCGGCGGGAGATCGTCGACCACGCGGACTTCGTGGGTGACTCCTATCAGCTGTCGAAACAGGCGGCAGAGTCGGACGCGGAGTACGTCGTCTTCGGCGGCGTGACGTTCATGGCGGAGTCGGCCGACATCATCACCGACGACGACCAGACCGTCCTCCTGCCGTCGATGGAGGCGTCGTGTCCGATGGCCGGGATGGCCGAGGCGCTACAGGTCGACGCCGCGTGGGCGGAGATCACCGAGGCGGCCGGCGACGACGAGGAGATCGTCCCGGTGACGTACATGAACAGCTACGCCGACCTGAAGGCGTTCTGTGCCGAGCAGGGTGGGCTCGTCTGTACCTCCTCGAACGCGGCCGACGCCTTCGAGTGGGCGTTCGAGCGCGGGGACACCGTGCTCTTCCTCCCCGACAAACACCTCGGGACGAACACCGCCTACGAACTCGGGATGGAAGACGACATCGTCGAGTGGGACCCGTGGGACCCCGAGGGGAAGGACGCCGAGGAGGTCGCCGAGGCAGAGATCGTCCTCTGGGACGGCTACTGTCAGGTCCACGAGCGGTTCTGCGCGAGTCACGTGGAGGAGCTGCGTGCGGAGCGGCCGGACGCGAACGTGGTCGTCCACCCCGAGTGTCGCCGCGAGGTCGTCGAGGCCGCGGACGTGGTCGGCTCTACGTCGACGATCACCCAGACCGTCGAGGAGGCAGAACCGGGGGAGACGTGGGCCATCGGGACGGAGATCCACCTCGCGAACCACCTCGACCGCTGGCACCCGGAGGTGGAGGTGTTGCCGCTGTGTGGTGACGCCTGTATGGACTGTAACGCGATGCGGCAGATCGACCCGAACTACCTCGCGTGGATCCTCGACGGCCTCGTCGCGGGCGAGGAGCGCAACGTGGTCGAGGTCGCCCCTCGCGAGAAGGAGCTGGCGAAGGTCGCCACCGAACGGATGTTGGAGCTGTGACCATGACGGGACTCACCGACGGGGCCGCGCTACCGGACGGCGGCGACGCCCCAGAACGGTACACGGCGGACGTGCTCGTGATCGGCTCCGGCATCGCCGGCTGTGCGGCCGCACTCGCGGCCGCCCGCGAGGGTGCGGACGTGCTCGTCGCGACGAAAGCCGAGCGGCCGGAAGACGCCGCGACCGACTGGGCACAGGGCGGTATCGCCGTCACGCAGTCCGATCCGGAGGCGTTCGCCGCCGACATCCGCGCGGCAGGGGCGGGTGAGACGGACCCGGAGGCGGTCGAGGTGCTCGTCGAGAACGCCCGCGAGGCGGTCGACGACGTGTTGTTGGACACGCTCGACGTGGACTTCGACACGACGGGTGACGACGAGGACGCCCCGCTCGACCTGGGACGGGAGGCGGCCCACTCCGAGCGGCGCATCCTCCACGTCGACGCCGAGACGGGGCGGCACGTCCTGCGGCCGTTCCTCGGTCACCTCGAGGCCCACGACGGCGTCGAGCTCCTCGCGGACACCGCCGCCTACGACCTACTCACACACGAGGGGCGTGTCCACGGCGCGCTGTTGGAGACGACCGACGAGGAGCGGTCCGCGGTGCCGGCGTACGCCGGGGCGACGGTGGTGGCGACCGGCGGGATCGGCTCGCTGTACCGCGACTCGACGAACCCGGACGGGGCGACGGGTGACGGGATCGCGATGGCCGCGCTGGCCGGTGCGGACGTGGCCGACGCCCAGTACGTCCAGTTCCACCCGACGGTGTTCGACACGGCCGCCGTCGACGGGGACGCCGAGCCGTTCCTCGTCAGCGAGGCGGTTCGCGGCGAGGGTGGCGTGTTGCGCGACGGCGACGGGGAGCGGTTCATGACGGAGGTCCACGAGGACGCCGAGTTGGCCCCCCGCGACGTGGTCGCTCGTGCGGTCGCGGACGCCCGCGAGGCGACGGGCGAGGTGCGACTCGACGTGTCCGCGGTGGACTTCGCCGAGGAGTTCCCCGGACTCGCGGAGAAGTGCGAGGCGCGCGGTGTCGACCCCGCGGATGGGATCCCGGTCGCGCCCGCGGAACACTTCCTGTGTGGTGGGATCGACGTGGACACCCGGGGGCGTGCCTCGCTGGACCGCCTGTTCGCGGCCGGCGAGTGTGCGCGGACCGGCGTCCACGGCGCGAACCGACTCGCCTCCACCTCGCTGTTGGAGGGGCTCGTCTGGGGGCTGCGTGCCGGGGAGACGGCCGCGGGGTTCGAGCCGGAGCCGTCGGCGGTCGACGCACCGGAGCCGCGCGACAGCGACCCGGCACTCCCGGAGAACTTCGCCCACGGGAAGTTCCACCGGCTGCGCGACGTGATGACGGACGCGTTCGGGCTCGAACGTGACCGCGAGTCGATGCGGCGCGCATCGGCGGTGTTGCGGCGCCTGAAGGGTGAGGTGGACGCCTACACCCGGACGCGCACCTCGCGGAGTCTGTACGAACTCCGCAACGCGAGCGTCACGGCGTTACTGATCGCGAAGGCGGCCGTCGAGGCCGAGCCGGCCGGTACTCACCACGTCGTCGACGCGACCGGCGAGACGGACGCCGACGGCGGCGACCGCGGCGACGAGGCCGGATCGGACGGAGACGAGGCCGAACGAGCCGCCGGGACGCCGGAGCGATGATCACGGACGGTGACGTGGAGCGGTGGCTCTGCGAGGACGTGGGTCACCACGACGTGACGAACCAGGTCCCGGGCGAGACGACCGGCCGACTCGTCGCCAAGGAGGACGGCGTCGTCGCGGGACTCGACGCGGCGCTCGCGGTGTTCGAGTACCTCGGCGTCGACGCCGAGGCGGTGGCCGACGACGGCGAGCCCGTGGCGGACGGCGACCGCGTGACCGCCGGGCAGCGAGTGCTCCGGGTCCGGGGGCCGGCACGCGAGGTGTTGCGTGGGGAGCGTCCCGCGGTGAACGTCGCGAGTCACGCCTCCGGCGTCGCCACGGCGACCGCGGCGGCCGTCGCGGCGGCACGCGAGGGAGCCGAGTGCTCGCCAGACGCCGACCCGGACGCGGTTCGGGTCGCCGCGACGCGGAAGACCACACCGGGACTACGCGGCGTCGAGAAGCGCGCGGTGGTCGCGGGCGGGGGTGACACCCACCGACTCGACCTGAGTCACATGGTGATGGTCAAGGAGAACCACGTCGCGGAACTCGGCTTCGAGGGGGCCATCGAGCGGTTCCGCGAGCGAGTCTCCTTCGCGACGCAGATCGAGGTGGAGGTCGAGCGACCCGAAGACGGCGTGCGTGCCGCCGAGGCGGGTGCGGACGTGGTGTTGTTCGACAACCTCGACCCGGACGCACTCCGGGAGGGCGTGGCGGCGCTACCGGCGGACACGCTGGCGGAGGCCAGCGGCGGGATCGGACTCGACGACGTGCCGGCGTACGCCGCGACGGGCGTCGACGTGATCTCGATGGGATCGTTGACCCACTCGGCGGACGCGCTGGACCTGTCCTTCTACACCGAGGGGTGAGCAGGCGGTCCCGGCTCGGTGTCCGGACGGGTCCACCTCGGGGCCGTCCCGCTCCGAGCGACACGTTCCGACGCGGCGGGAACCTGCCGTCGCGGTGAAGTACCGGCTCCGCGTAGCGTCGGGCAGGTGATCACGGTGACCGACACGCTCCTCGTGCCGACGGACGGCAGCGCCCCCGCGACGGTCGCGGCGAGACACGCGAGTCTGCTCGCGGCCGGGTTCGACGCCGAGATCCACGTGTTGAGTGTCGTCCCCGACGGCGGCGCGTTCCACGGCGTCGACGACCCGGGCGAGGCCGCCGAGGCGGCCGTCGAGTCGGC
This window encodes:
- a CDS encoding UPF0058 family protein; the encoded protein is MKKQELIHLHGLLSEVETQYEHWGEELDLEAYENLGVKPTSIHKSKTDHKAAVFKLAEGITGASPEKDTESEPVAPTAD
- a CDS encoding class II aldolase/adducin family protein, producing the protein MSRDGAESIRAAREAVVEYAPRLADLTPGRSGNLSVRVGDRVAVTPTGVAYDAFDVADVPVVTLDGEQVDGEMAPSSEVPMHTGIYRHRDTGAIVHAHSPAATTLSILGEPLPPIHYMLVAVGGEVPVAGYAPFGTEELAANAVAAMDEADADAVILANHGLVVGGDDLESTVENTVHVDALAGQYLQARAVGDPVELSEADLDDARERFATYGQQPDESDEE
- the cruF gene encoding bisanhydrobacterioruberin hydratase, producing the protein MSTSVADLREQVPESRAEFERRLDALIVDNRFTISVFFPLNGIVLLLASAEGWLPEPLAFNGLLILTGVAVMRAPLIAGVLPVADRKAALGVGLLTLYAYGIEYVGVHTGEPYGRFEYVVDLGPTLAGVPVGLPVFFLPLVVNAYLLVSLLLGERAERALVRLAAVIGLVLIMDVVLDPGAVALTFWRYFEPGAPVFGGLLSSQGGFYGVPVSNYQGWVLSATVSVVVLDRAFDREALLERVRDCQFMLDDMVSFVILWGGVNVWFGNWVPALVAGLIGVGLWRADQFDTNLVAAEFG
- a CDS encoding HAD family hydrolase, with the protein product MHYEAVLFDLDDTLYPYEPAAATARAAAFERARALGYEFDRSTFADLYETGRRETKRELSGVAATHGRHNYFKRGLELVTGESRPADALALGDAYWDAFLDAMEPAPELSATLTAIRDAGAAVGITTNLTTRIQLRKLSRLGVAAAVDTVVTSEEVGREKPGSAMFTVPLARLDCAPSETVVVGDNVTADVGGGNAVGLDTVLLDRDDSVDTEDLPERHRPDHTVDALAAVREVVA
- a CDS encoding DUF555 domain-containing protein gives rise to the protein MDRRVVVEAAVPVYDVESPDEAVRIAISKTGEMLNPDLNYVEIDMAERTSPSGESLPPAFIAADEALVALELEMTVFNVERDEHASRIARKEIGQRLENIPLKVVRVEEVPDEVVEDEETDDADETVPVGSDDDAEETASSDDGDLLPEFEEMVEEES
- a CDS encoding amidohydrolase, which produces MTDAADVVLVDGEVHTLGEPDETHEAVAVRDGEIVRVGSTYDVEFLADAETDVIDLDGDVLLPGFVDAHTHLTNSGRYLVHADLSTADSPEDAVELLRERATETTGDTAASGDGATAAGGGDDRTAGDAVGDDSAADEYVLGFGYDESTWTPSRYLTREDLDAVSETRPVIAFREDMHVASVNGVALERHRGEMPDGDVQTDTERAGAGDPTGVVVEEAVDPLYDAVEPDYEATRELVTAAQAAANERGVTGIHDMVRRSHAPAVYRDLAAAGELTLRVRLNYWTDHLDALIELGERTNHGSELVQTGAVKSYTDGSFGGRTAKLSAPYADGDGTGQWVVDPEELREYVARAEAHDLQFTAHAIGDEAVRAVVEAYEDLTDPAAARHRIEHVELADADLRERIAESGIVASMQPNFLKWAGEDGLYADRLGERRAETNRLADYTARDAHLAFGSDCMPLDPLLGVHHAVNAPAAGQRLDPTTALRAYTRGAAYAGFDEDRLGTVEPGKRADLVALDASPWDEPGAIRDIDVTLTTLGGDVVYERD
- a CDS encoding prenyltransferase, translated to MSAATVGGDTTFPRLQYLLKLSRPRFWPYLAGPVVVGVAGAATTVPELFAPLNLLLFAFFLVPANVQLYGVNDVFDRDVDESNPKKDDKEVRYGGDVLVPATVAVVSLAGLALFAAVPCVAWPYLAAYFLLAVEYSAPPFRFKTTPILDSVSNGLYVLPGAVAYATVAGVDPPITALVGGWLWSMAMHTFSAIPDIEPDREAGIRTTATVLGEVRTYAYCGFVWLAAATVFSFHSHPIGLLLLAYPATVLGIVWSDVSVDRAYWWFPALNTVVGALLTMGLLTRIVPPGAVVP
- a CDS encoding phytoene desaturase family protein; the protein is MSSPAATPWREPRDMSSVAGDDVVVVGSGFGGLSTACYLADAGADVTVLEKNEQLGGRASVLERDGFRFDMGPSWYLMPDVFENFFGHFGKSPEDYYELQRLDPHYRIFFKDGDQVDMTPDVERNKELFEEYEAGAGEAFGEYLEKSERNYEIGMEHFVYEHRDRLRDFVDTDVLRHAWGLSLIGSMQDHVEEYFDHPKLQQIMQYTLVFLGGSPNNTPALYNLMSHVDFNLGVYYPEGGTGAVVDAMVELAEELGVTFETDQPVSKIAGQRGGFAVRTEHGGEYLADRVVSNADMAHTERELLAERKRSYDDDYWDSRTYAPSAFLLYLGVEGDVPELTHHTLVFPTEWDDHFTAIFDDPAWPDDPAYYLCVPSKTDDTVAPEGHSNLFALVPIAAGLEDTPELREQYRELVLDDIAANTGTELHDRIVVEESFCVDDFASRYNAEQGTALGMAHTLRQTAPFRPGHTSEEVPGLYYTGSFTTPGIGVPMCLISGLLTAEVVGGE
- a CDS encoding TrmJ/YjtD family RNA methyltransferase gives rise to the protein MSEYAVVVVEPETPGNVGTIARSMKNFGLYDLKLVDPPEIGEGTEAYGFAGHAREDVLPNADTVTLDEVIESYHTVGFTGITAEDATSHTRFPYTTPAELRDDLATVDTDTALVFGRESRGLNNDELDRLDEVASIPANPEYPVLNLGQAATVTLYELRELFLDETHLPDRERERADEAEIERLHEQFGRYLDAVEHREHVRERAGTLLRRVVGRAHPTDREVTTLTGLFRKTADRWNVVDEPDDTAGSDEPDDTAGSDEPDDTAGSDEPDDTAGSDEPDDTAASDEPDDTTGSDEPDDTGEA